A part of Microbacterium terregens genomic DNA contains:
- a CDS encoding ABC transporter permease subunit produces the protein MTKSLDLAPRRTGSRSRYATFMSRRASLMPTFAALAILIVLLISAQARFPKFLSPGNLSALLLDNAYLVVLAVGLTFVILTGGIDLSVGSVMAFTGILGASLLSQGLPAAVVVPIMLVSGALIGLLIGILVHYFNVQPFIASLAGLFLARGLAFVVSLSSIRVEDPMVLWLQRTRFQVAGWYITPTGIIALVAVAIAAYVLLWTRFGRTVYAIGGGEQSARLMGLNVASTKILVYVISGVCGGLAGLLLTAYSGAGYPRNGIGTELDAIAAVVIGGTLLTGGTGYVLGSLIGVLVYGTIKKVISFMGAEQAWTQIIIGALLLLFIVVQRVIVTRSQRRR, from the coding sequence ATGACGAAGAGTCTCGATCTCGCACCGCGTCGCACCGGCTCGCGATCCCGCTACGCGACCTTCATGAGCAGGCGCGCCTCGCTCATGCCGACCTTCGCCGCCCTCGCGATCCTGATCGTGCTCCTGATCAGCGCGCAAGCCCGGTTCCCGAAATTCCTCAGCCCGGGAAACCTCTCGGCACTGCTGCTGGACAATGCGTACCTCGTCGTTCTGGCGGTGGGGCTGACCTTCGTCATCCTGACCGGCGGCATCGACCTCTCCGTCGGCTCGGTCATGGCCTTCACCGGCATCCTGGGCGCCAGTCTGCTCTCCCAGGGCCTGCCCGCCGCGGTGGTTGTGCCGATCATGCTGGTCTCGGGCGCATTGATCGGGCTGCTGATCGGGATCCTGGTGCACTACTTCAACGTGCAGCCGTTCATCGCCTCTCTGGCCGGGCTGTTCCTGGCGCGCGGACTCGCGTTCGTGGTCAGTCTCTCTTCGATCCGCGTCGAGGACCCGATGGTTCTCTGGCTGCAGCGGACCAGGTTCCAGGTCGCGGGCTGGTACATCACCCCGACGGGCATCATCGCGCTCGTGGCGGTCGCGATCGCCGCGTACGTACTGCTGTGGACCCGCTTCGGGCGGACGGTCTACGCGATCGGCGGCGGCGAGCAGTCGGCGCGGCTCATGGGGCTGAACGTCGCAAGCACGAAGATCCTGGTCTATGTCATCAGCGGCGTGTGTGGCGGGCTGGCCGGGCTGCTCCTGACCGCGTACTCGGGCGCCGGGTATCCGCGCAACGGAATCGGCACCGAGCTGGACGCCATCGCCGCGGTCGTCATCGGAGGAACGCTTCTTACCGGTGGTACGGGCTATGTCCTCGGATCGCTGATCGGCGTGCTGGTCTACGGAACGATCAAGAAGGTGATCTCGTTCATGGGCGCCGAGCAGGCGTGGACGCAGATCATCATCGGAGCGCTGCTCCTGCTGTTCATCGTCGTCCAGCGCGTGATCGTCACCAGGTCGCAGAGACGCAGATAG
- a CDS encoding ABC transporter permease, with protein MKTIVKHRLFWPVVALVALIAINTIARPQFILVTVRNGELYGALIDILRNSAPLMLVALGMTIVIATRGIDLSVGAIMAVSGAVALTIIDAAPEAGSLGTVLLALVVALVVALVLGVWNGFLVAVVGIQPIIATLVLMLAGRGVALLITEGFITTVNSAPYEFIATGYLIGLPFAFLISLAAIAAIALIERRTALGVLTEAVGINPEASRLAGVRARGIVFSAYAASGLLAGIAGIIYSSNIRAADANAAGLFIELYAILAVVLGGTSLMGGKFTIAGTVIGVLTIQTLEATILFLGVPSAQSPVFFALVVIIVVLVQSPRLHSWGRSAINAARSRSGSDSRDRAGVAS; from the coding sequence ATGAAGACGATCGTGAAGCATCGGCTGTTCTGGCCGGTCGTCGCGCTGGTCGCACTCATCGCCATCAACACCATCGCCAGGCCCCAGTTCATCCTCGTCACGGTGCGAAACGGTGAGCTGTACGGGGCGCTGATCGACATCCTCCGCAACAGCGCACCGCTGATGCTCGTGGCCCTGGGCATGACCATCGTGATCGCCACGCGCGGCATCGACCTCTCCGTCGGCGCGATCATGGCCGTCTCGGGCGCCGTTGCCCTGACGATCATCGACGCCGCCCCCGAGGCGGGGAGCCTCGGCACCGTACTCCTCGCGCTGGTCGTCGCGCTCGTCGTGGCACTGGTACTCGGCGTATGGAACGGATTCCTGGTCGCCGTCGTCGGCATCCAACCGATCATCGCCACTCTCGTGCTCATGCTGGCCGGTCGCGGAGTCGCGCTGCTGATCACCGAGGGCTTCATCACCACCGTGAACAGCGCGCCGTACGAATTCATCGCGACCGGCTACCTGATCGGCCTGCCCTTCGCGTTCTTGATCTCGCTCGCGGCGATCGCCGCCATCGCCCTCATCGAACGACGTACCGCGCTGGGTGTGCTCACCGAGGCCGTGGGCATCAACCCCGAAGCCAGCCGACTGGCGGGCGTGCGCGCCCGCGGCATCGTTTTCAGCGCCTATGCCGCGAGCGGCCTGCTGGCCGGTATCGCGGGGATCATCTACAGCTCGAACATCCGGGCGGCGGATGCCAACGCCGCGGGCCTGTTCATCGAGCTGTATGCCATCCTCGCCGTCGTACTGGGTGGCACCTCGCTGATGGGCGGCAAATTCACCATCGCCGGAACCGTCATCGGCGTGCTCACGATCCAGACGCTGGAGGCGACCATCCTCTTTCTCGGCGTGCCCTCGGCACAGAGCCCGGTCTTCTTCGCACTCGTCGTCATCATCGTGGTGCTCGTCCAATCCCCACGGCTGCACAGCTGGGGCCGCAGCGCGATCAACGCCGCCCGGAGCAGAAGCGGGTCCGATTCCCGCGACCGAGCGGGGGTGGCGTCATGA
- a CDS encoding ABC transporter substrate-binding protein — MRKNILAGGALLAALALVATGCASSGGGSSEGGDGGGGDELITVGFAQTGSESGWRSANTESMKTAFSTENGFELTFNAADNDTAAQIAAVRDFINQGVDAIVIAPIVEDGWDDVLQEAADAEIPVILEDRTVSSSDDLFASWVGLDFKKEGVMAGEWAAETFGDTPTKMVVLEGTTGSAPANDRAEGFDEAIDGTAIEKIDSQTGDFTRDGGKTVMEGFLQKYGADGIDLVYAHNDDMALGAIEAIEAAGAVPGVDIQIVSIDAVKDGMQALVDGKINFIVECNPLLGELAAGLVKDVLAGDEVEKKVYVSDQTFTQEQAAEVLDDRLY, encoded by the coding sequence ATGAGAAAGAACATTCTCGCCGGCGGTGCCCTGCTGGCAGCGTTGGCGCTCGTGGCGACGGGCTGTGCCAGCTCAGGTGGCGGCAGCAGTGAGGGCGGCGACGGCGGTGGCGGTGACGAACTGATCACGGTCGGCTTCGCGCAGACGGGTTCGGAATCGGGCTGGCGCAGTGCCAACACCGAGTCGATGAAGACGGCGTTCTCCACCGAGAACGGCTTCGAGCTCACCTTCAACGCCGCCGACAACGACACCGCGGCCCAGATCGCCGCTGTCCGCGACTTCATCAACCAGGGCGTCGACGCGATCGTGATCGCCCCGATCGTCGAAGACGGCTGGGACGACGTCCTGCAGGAGGCCGCGGATGCCGAGATCCCGGTCATCCTCGAAGACCGCACGGTCTCATCTTCGGACGACCTGTTCGCCAGCTGGGTTGGCCTTGACTTCAAGAAGGAGGGCGTCATGGCGGGCGAGTGGGCCGCCGAGACGTTCGGCGACACCCCGACCAAGATGGTCGTCCTGGAGGGAACCACCGGCTCCGCGCCGGCCAACGATCGAGCGGAAGGATTCGACGAGGCGATCGACGGAACCGCCATCGAGAAGATCGACTCGCAGACCGGGGACTTCACCCGCGACGGCGGCAAGACGGTCATGGAGGGCTTCCTCCAGAAGTACGGCGCCGACGGGATCGACCTGGTGTACGCGCACAACGACGACATGGCCCTCGGCGCGATCGAGGCGATCGAGGCCGCCGGCGCCGTGCCGGGCGTGGACATCCAGATCGTCTCGATCGACGCGGTCAAGGACGGGATGCAGGCACTCGTCGACGGCAAGATCAACTTCATCGTCGAATGCAACCCGCTTCTGGGCGAACTGGCGGCAGGACTCGTGAAGGACGTCCTGGCCGGCGATGAGGTCGAGAAGAAGGTCTACGTGAGCGACCAGACCTTCACGCAGGAGCAGGCAGCCGAGGTCCTCGACGACCGCCTGTACTGA
- a CDS encoding LacI family DNA-binding transcriptional regulator, translating to MTVDRPADRPARVANIFDVARLAGVSHQTVSRVLNDLPNVRPATRERVEHAIAQLRYSPSPAARALVTRRTRTIGLVAPGVSDYGPTSIAMHFNFAARAERYNVETVSALDPAPAGVRGVIEGLLRQRVDAIVLIVVDVGVLEVVRGLDLSIPVVAAAATARRSPLLVSIDQYRGARAAVRHLAELGHRRILHVAGAGRAPDALERMRGWRDELAARQLEMVEPVHGDWSAASGHRIGAALAIEPGMAVFAGNDHMAIGLLSALRERGLSVPEDVSVVGFDDVPEAAFLYPPLTTVRQDFAALGELIMQKVLLAVEEPDSVTEDTPLPTHLIVRTSTQAPAR from the coding sequence GTGACGGTGGACAGACCGGCGGACCGACCGGCGCGCGTGGCGAACATCTTCGACGTGGCCCGGCTCGCGGGCGTCTCCCACCAGACCGTCTCGCGGGTTCTGAACGATCTGCCGAACGTCCGTCCGGCCACACGGGAGCGTGTCGAGCACGCGATCGCGCAGCTGCGCTACAGCCCCTCCCCCGCCGCCCGTGCGCTGGTCACCCGCCGCACGCGAACGATCGGCCTGGTGGCACCGGGTGTGTCCGACTACGGCCCGACATCGATCGCGATGCACTTCAACTTCGCCGCACGGGCTGAGCGTTACAACGTCGAGACGGTCAGCGCTCTCGACCCCGCTCCCGCCGGGGTCCGCGGAGTCATCGAGGGGCTGCTCCGGCAGCGCGTGGATGCGATCGTGCTCATCGTCGTCGATGTCGGAGTGCTCGAGGTGGTGCGCGGCCTGGATCTCAGCATCCCCGTCGTCGCCGCGGCCGCGACAGCGCGCCGCAGCCCGCTCCTGGTCTCGATCGACCAATACCGGGGCGCCCGCGCCGCTGTGCGCCATCTCGCCGAACTGGGCCATCGGCGAATCCTGCACGTGGCCGGCGCCGGGCGCGCACCCGACGCGCTGGAGCGCATGCGCGGGTGGCGTGACGAACTCGCGGCGCGTCAGCTGGAGATGGTCGAGCCGGTCCATGGCGACTGGTCCGCAGCGAGTGGTCACCGGATCGGCGCCGCGCTGGCGATCGAACCGGGCATGGCCGTGTTCGCCGGCAACGACCACATGGCGATCGGGCTGCTGTCGGCGTTGCGCGAAAGAGGGCTGAGCGTGCCCGAGGACGTCAGCGTCGTGGGCTTCGACGACGTGCCCGAGGCGGCATTCCTTTACCCCCCGCTCACGACGGTGCGACAGGATTTCGCGGCGCTCGGCGAATTGATCATGCAGAAGGTCCTGCTTGCGGTGGAAGAGCCCGACAGCGTGACGGAAGACACACCGCTGCCGACCCATCTGATCGTTCGCACGTCGACACAGGCACCCGCTCGCTGA
- a CDS encoding xylulokinase: MSAEAIRAGRTSLGIELGSTRIKACLISSDDGADVLAVGSHEWENRFEGRVWTYSLEDVWSGVQAAYTGMLEDLQRRHGERVETIGAIGVSAMMHGYLAFGDDDELLVPFRTWRNTNTGRAASELSEAFGTNIPLRWSIAHLYQAVLDREPHVAQVRRITTLAGYVHERLTGRSVLGVGDASGVFPIDSATRNYDAGLLRRFDALVADAAPEVRLVDLLPEVLVAGQPAGELTAAGAALLDRSGRLRPGILLCPPEGDAGTGMVATNAVAPRTGNISAGTSIFAMTVLERPLDEVHHELDLVTTPAGDPVAMVHCNNGASELAAWVGLFGRFAAAAGNPIGPDEVFDLLFREALQGEPDAGGLLAYNHLAGEPIAGLDEGRPLFVRTPDSRLSLPNFMRSQLYGVFATLSLGMRVLAGEGVTIDRMYAHGGMFRTAGVAQRLLAGMLDAPVAVGDTASEGGAWGMAVLASYLGHAARSDLTGYLEGRVFAGAGIHVVEPQPEDVTGFASYIERYRAGLAVERAAVEHL, encoded by the coding sequence ATGAGCGCCGAGGCCATCCGGGCCGGACGGACCTCGCTGGGCATCGAACTCGGATCGACGCGCATCAAGGCGTGCCTGATCTCCAGTGATGACGGGGCCGATGTCCTGGCCGTCGGCAGCCACGAGTGGGAGAACCGCTTCGAGGGCCGCGTGTGGACGTACTCCCTCGAAGACGTCTGGTCGGGGGTTCAGGCCGCCTACACCGGAATGCTCGAGGATCTCCAGCGGCGACATGGCGAGCGTGTCGAGACGATCGGCGCGATCGGGGTCTCCGCGATGATGCACGGCTACCTCGCGTTCGGCGACGACGACGAACTGCTCGTGCCCTTCCGCACCTGGCGCAATACGAACACCGGGCGGGCGGCATCCGAGCTGTCCGAGGCGTTCGGGACCAACATTCCGCTGCGATGGTCGATCGCGCACCTTTATCAAGCCGTCCTCGATCGTGAGCCGCATGTCGCCCAGGTGCGGCGCATCACGACGCTCGCCGGTTACGTGCACGAGCGCCTCACCGGCCGCTCGGTTCTCGGGGTGGGCGATGCGTCGGGGGTGTTCCCCATCGACTCGGCCACGAGGAACTACGACGCGGGGCTGCTGCGGCGCTTCGACGCGCTCGTGGCGGATGCCGCGCCCGAGGTTCGGCTCGTCGACCTGCTCCCCGAGGTGCTCGTGGCGGGGCAGCCGGCGGGCGAACTCACAGCGGCGGGCGCCGCCCTTCTGGACCGTTCCGGCCGTCTGCGCCCCGGCATCCTGTTGTGCCCACCGGAAGGTGACGCGGGCACCGGGATGGTCGCCACGAACGCGGTCGCCCCACGCACCGGCAATATCAGCGCAGGGACGAGCATCTTCGCGATGACTGTGCTGGAGCGGCCCCTGGACGAGGTGCACCATGAGCTGGATCTGGTCACCACGCCCGCAGGCGACCCGGTGGCCATGGTCCACTGCAACAACGGCGCGAGCGAGCTCGCGGCGTGGGTGGGGTTGTTCGGCCGGTTCGCCGCCGCGGCAGGCAACCCGATCGGCCCCGACGAGGTGTTCGACCTCCTGTTCCGCGAGGCTCTCCAGGGCGAGCCGGATGCGGGCGGCCTGCTGGCGTACAACCACCTCGCCGGCGAGCCCATCGCCGGGCTCGACGAGGGACGGCCCCTGTTCGTGCGCACGCCCGACAGCCGCCTCTCGCTGCCGAATTTCATGCGTTCGCAGCTCTACGGCGTCTTCGCGACGCTCAGCCTCGGAATGCGTGTCCTCGCGGGCGAGGGCGTCACCATCGACCGGATGTATGCCCACGGCGGCATGTTCCGAACCGCGGGTGTGGCGCAGCGGCTTCTCGCCGGGATGCTCGACGCGCCGGTCGCGGTCGGCGACACGGCGTCGGAGGGTGGGGCGTGGGGGATGGCCGTGCTGGCCTCGTACCTCGGCCACGCCGCACGCAGCGATCTGACCGGATACCTGG
- a CDS encoding L-ribulose-5-phosphate 4-epimerase, which yields MTTFSPELETTIAGVRSDVARLHGELVRYGLVVWTGGNVSGRVPGAPLFVIKPSGVAYDDLAPENMILCDLDGAVVPGTPGSERGPSSDTAAHAYVYRNMPQIGGVVHTHSTYAVAWAARGEEIPCVITGMADEFGGPIPVGPFAMIGDDSIGRGIVDTLRGHRSRAVLMQNHGPFTIGVSAEDAVKAAVMCEDAARTVHIAREAGPLIPIPQDRIDSLFRRYQNVYGQATDDRRALEEPR from the coding sequence GTGACGACTTTCAGCCCCGAGCTCGAGACGACCATCGCCGGTGTGCGCAGCGACGTCGCGCGACTGCATGGCGAACTGGTCCGCTACGGGCTCGTCGTATGGACTGGGGGCAACGTCTCAGGACGCGTGCCCGGCGCCCCTCTCTTCGTGATCAAGCCGTCGGGCGTCGCGTACGACGATCTGGCACCCGAGAACATGATCCTGTGCGACCTCGACGGCGCGGTCGTCCCGGGTACACCCGGCAGCGAGCGTGGTCCGTCGAGCGACACCGCCGCGCACGCGTACGTGTACCGGAACATGCCCCAGATCGGCGGGGTCGTGCACACCCACTCCACCTATGCCGTGGCGTGGGCAGCCCGCGGCGAGGAGATCCCGTGCGTGATCACCGGGATGGCCGACGAGTTCGGCGGGCCGATTCCGGTCGGCCCATTCGCGATGATCGGCGACGACTCGATCGGCCGCGGCATCGTCGATACGCTCCGCGGCCACCGCTCCCGTGCGGTGCTGATGCAGAATCACGGCCCGTTCACGATCGGCGTCTCGGCGGAGGACGCCGTGAAGGCGGCGGTCATGTGCGAGGACGCCGCGCGAACCGTCCACATCGCTCGCGAAGCCGGACCCCTCATCCCCATCCCGCAGGACAGGATCGATTCGCTCTTCCGGCGCTATCAGAACGTGTACGGCCAGGCGACCGATGACCGCCGTGCTCTCGAGGAGCCGCGATGA
- a CDS encoding sugar ABC transporter ATP-binding protein: protein MPADTAVPPVVEMTGITIRFPGVLALDAVDFSLRPGEVHALMGENGAGKSTLIKALTGVYSVDAGTIVVNGRPRSFSSTADAQSAGISTVYQEVNLCANLSVGENVMLGHEPRRGGGIDWKATHREAAAHLENLGLALDTQSMLSSHSIAVQQLVAIGRAMVLDAKALILDEPTSSLDRGEVEQLFSVIRDLRGRGVAILFVSHFLDQVYEISDRITVLRNGQLVGEYAIDELPRGALVTKMIGRELDELAALASVADRAIDRTGTPVLQATGVGRRGVLEPADIAVYDGEVVGIAGLLGSGRTELVRLLYGADRADSGQLEVRGRTTRHTTPRHAIENRIAFSSEDRRAEGIIADLTVAENIVLGIQARRGAMRRVSRAEADAVVAEYMAALGVRPAAPGMLAGNLSGGNQQKVLLARWLATAPTLIVLDEPTRGIDVGAKADIQRKVAELSAQGLSVVFISSELEEVLRLAQRVVVMRDRRKIGELDSSGVSIDDLIEYIANKREESVA, encoded by the coding sequence ATGCCCGCGGACACCGCCGTCCCCCCGGTCGTCGAGATGACCGGGATCACGATCCGATTCCCCGGCGTGCTCGCGCTGGACGCCGTCGACTTCTCTCTTCGCCCCGGCGAGGTCCACGCACTGATGGGCGAGAACGGCGCCGGCAAATCGACCCTCATCAAAGCGCTGACGGGCGTCTACTCGGTGGATGCGGGGACGATCGTCGTCAACGGCCGGCCGCGCAGCTTCAGCAGCACGGCGGATGCGCAGAGCGCCGGAATCTCGACCGTGTACCAGGAAGTCAATCTGTGCGCGAACCTCTCGGTCGGCGAGAACGTCATGCTCGGACACGAGCCGCGCCGCGGTGGCGGAATCGACTGGAAAGCCACACATCGCGAAGCCGCGGCGCACCTGGAGAACCTCGGGCTGGCCCTGGACACGCAGTCGATGCTCTCCAGCCACTCGATCGCCGTCCAGCAGCTCGTCGCCATCGGCCGTGCCATGGTTCTCGACGCGAAGGCTCTCATCCTGGACGAGCCGACGTCGAGCCTCGATCGCGGTGAGGTCGAGCAGCTCTTCAGCGTCATCCGCGACCTGCGCGGACGAGGAGTCGCGATCTTGTTCGTGAGCCACTTCCTCGACCAGGTGTACGAGATATCCGATCGGATCACCGTCCTGCGCAACGGACAGCTGGTCGGTGAGTACGCGATCGACGAGCTTCCGCGCGGCGCGTTGGTGACGAAGATGATCGGCCGCGAGCTCGACGAACTCGCCGCGCTCGCCTCGGTGGCCGATCGGGCGATCGACCGCACCGGCACCCCCGTCCTGCAGGCGACCGGCGTCGGTCGCCGCGGCGTGCTGGAACCCGCTGACATCGCGGTCTATGACGGCGAAGTCGTCGGCATCGCAGGCCTGCTCGGCTCAGGTCGTACCGAACTGGTCCGCCTGCTCTACGGTGCCGATCGGGCAGACTCCGGTCAGCTCGAGGTGAGGGGCAGAACCACCAGGCACACCACTCCGCGGCATGCGATCGAGAACCGGATCGCGTTCTCGTCGGAGGACCGGCGCGCCGAAGGCATCATCGCCGACCTCACCGTCGCCGAGAACATCGTCCTCGGAATCCAGGCACGACGCGGCGCGATGCGCAGGGTCAGCCGTGCCGAAGCGGATGCCGTCGTCGCGGAGTACATGGCCGCCCTCGGGGTCCGGCCTGCCGCGCCGGGCATGCTGGCCGGCAACCTCTCGGGCGGCAACCAGCAGAAGGTGCTGCTGGCCCGCTGGCTGGCGACGGCGCCGACACTGATCGTCCTGGACGAGCCGACGCGAGGCATCGACGTCGGAGCCAAGGCCGACATCCAGCGCAAGGTCGCCGAACTCAGCGCCCAGGGACTCTCGGTCGTCTTCATCTCCTCGGAGCTGGAGGAGGTGCTGCGTCTGGCGCAGCGCGTCGTCGTCATGCGCGACCGACGCAAGATCGGCGAGCTCGATTCCAGTGGTGTGTCGATCGATGACCTCATCGAGTACATCGCCAACAAGAGAGAAGAGAGCGTCGCATGA
- a CDS encoding sugar ABC transporter ATP-binding protein: protein MEESHPLLQLAGATVRFGAETAIDDVDFRMFAGEVHSLMGENGAGKSTLIKAITGALPMDAGVLTLGGSAVRFRTPHDAQQAGISTVYQEIDLLANLTVAENISLGREPRRFGALDWAAMRARARDVLTDLGLAIDPASILGTHSLAVQQLVAIARAISTDVRVLVLDEPTSSLDADEVAELFRVMRDLTQRGVGILFVSHFLEQVYEICDRITVLRGGRLVGEYVPSELLRIDLVQKMLGRGVAELGVRGRVEAAPDAEAVLRGDGITRAPGIIDADVELAEGEVLGLAGLLGSGRTELARALSGIDRVDAGVITVRGRTADLTSPRKAIALGLVYSSENRRVEGIISELSVQENITLALQAERGILRRLRPQQRRELAASWIEALDIRPADPDRPAGTLSGGNQQKVLLARLLALSPRVIVLDEPTRGIDVGAKVEIQNLVGELADNGLSVVFISAELEEVLRVANRVAVLRAGRIVGTLPAEGLTVDSLMALVAQPDEDSEIASSSVPAAEPPSPVTPTSGGPA, encoded by the coding sequence ATGGAGGAGTCTCACCCGTTGCTGCAGCTGGCTGGCGCGACGGTGCGGTTCGGTGCGGAGACGGCGATCGACGATGTCGACTTCCGCATGTTCGCCGGCGAAGTGCACTCCCTGATGGGCGAGAACGGCGCAGGAAAGTCCACCCTCATCAAGGCGATCACGGGCGCGCTCCCCATGGACGCGGGCGTTCTCACCCTGGGGGGAAGCGCCGTGCGGTTCCGGACGCCGCACGATGCGCAACAGGCCGGCATCAGCACGGTCTACCAGGAGATCGATCTGCTTGCGAACCTCACGGTGGCGGAGAACATCAGCCTCGGGCGGGAGCCGCGCCGATTCGGAGCGCTCGACTGGGCGGCGATGCGCGCGCGTGCGCGCGACGTGCTGACGGATCTGGGGTTGGCGATCGACCCGGCGTCGATTCTGGGGACCCACTCCCTTGCCGTGCAGCAGCTGGTCGCGATCGCGCGGGCGATCTCGACGGACGTGCGGGTACTCGTGCTCGACGAGCCGACGTCCAGCCTGGACGCCGACGAAGTCGCCGAGCTCTTCCGGGTCATGCGCGACCTGACACAGCGAGGTGTCGGGATCCTGTTCGTCTCGCACTTCCTGGAGCAGGTCTACGAGATCTGCGACCGCATCACGGTTCTGCGCGGTGGCCGACTCGTCGGCGAGTACGTTCCGTCCGAACTCCTGCGGATCGACCTGGTGCAGAAGATGCTCGGACGCGGAGTCGCCGAGCTCGGAGTGCGCGGTCGCGTCGAGGCCGCCCCGGATGCCGAAGCGGTTCTGCGTGGCGACGGCATCACCCGGGCTCCGGGAATCATCGACGCCGACGTCGAATTGGCCGAGGGCGAGGTCCTGGGCCTCGCCGGTCTTCTCGGATCGGGTCGCACAGAGCTCGCCCGCGCGCTGTCCGGAATCGACCGGGTGGATGCCGGGGTCATCACGGTCCGCGGACGAACGGCGGATCTCACCAGCCCGCGCAAGGCGATCGCCCTCGGCCTCGTCTACTCTTCCGAGAACCGCAGGGTCGAGGGGATCATCAGCGAACTCAGCGTCCAGGAGAACATCACCCTGGCACTGCAGGCCGAGCGCGGCATCCTGCGTCGCCTGCGTCCGCAGCAGCGCCGCGAGCTGGCCGCGAGCTGGATCGAGGCTCTCGACATCCGACCCGCGGACCCCGATCGCCCCGCGGGCACGCTGTCGGGCGGCAATCAGCAGAAGGTGCTGCTGGCTCGGCTGCTGGCCCTGTCCCCGCGGGTCATCGTCCTGGACGAACCCACCCGTGGCATCGACGTCGGCGCGAAAGTCGAGATCCAGAACCTGGTCGGCGAGCTGGCCGACAACGGCCTGTCGGTCGTATTCATCTCCGCCGAGCTCGAAGAGGTGCTTCGGGTCGCCAACAGAGTCGCCGTCCTCCGCGCCGGGCGCATCGTCGGCACGCTCCCCGCAGAGGGCCTCACGGTCGACTCGCTGATGGCGCTGGTCGCGCAACCCGACGAAGACAGCGAGATCGCGAGTTCGAGCGTGCCCGCCGCCGAGCCCCCGTCACCGGTCACACCGACGAGCGGAGGACCGGCGTGA
- a CDS encoding LacI family DNA-binding transcriptional regulator → MSESASSRSSERVGVRDVARAAGVSTQTVSRVINDHPGIREETRQRVVDAMAALDYRVNNAARALGTKRTRTIGILASDANMYGPAIGILALEAAARAAGRWITAAYADAGDPASVVHAARHLSAQGVDGIVVVAPHARTLAAIGSAGVGVPVVALHGPDASELQRDAARIAVDHLVEAGHARIAHLAGPEEWLEAQARAEGFDAAMNAHGLASAGVWRGDWSAASGMRAATEIAAAIRAGEGPTAVFAGNDQMALGLIAGVVDAGLSVPDDVSIVGVDDNPDAAFYRPPLTTVRLDVAGEAARCIAHVLAEPQAAASIAIAAPELIVRRSARRV, encoded by the coding sequence ATGAGTGAATCCGCGTCCTCCCGGTCATCGGAGCGCGTGGGCGTACGCGACGTGGCCCGTGCCGCCGGGGTCTCGACGCAGACCGTCTCCCGCGTGATCAACGATCACCCCGGCATCCGCGAGGAGACCCGTCAGCGCGTGGTCGATGCCATGGCCGCGCTGGACTACCGCGTCAACAATGCCGCGCGCGCGCTCGGCACGAAGCGCACCCGCACCATCGGCATCCTCGCGTCTGACGCGAACATGTATGGACCGGCGATCGGCATCCTCGCCCTCGAGGCTGCGGCCCGCGCCGCCGGACGCTGGATCACTGCGGCGTACGCGGACGCCGGGGATCCGGCATCCGTCGTCCACGCCGCCCGGCACCTGTCCGCGCAGGGTGTGGACGGCATCGTCGTCGTGGCCCCGCATGCGCGCACTCTTGCCGCGATCGGGTCGGCGGGGGTCGGCGTGCCCGTCGTGGCGCTCCACGGCCCTGATGCGTCGGAACTGCAGCGGGACGCCGCGAGAATCGCCGTCGATCACCTCGTCGAGGCCGGGCACGCGCGGATCGCTCACCTCGCCGGTCCGGAGGAATGGCTGGAAGCTCAGGCGCGAGCCGAGGGCTTCGATGCCGCGATGAACGCGCACGGGCTCGCATCCGCCGGCGTCTGGCGGGGGGACTGGAGTGCCGCGTCGGGGATGAGGGCGGCGACCGAGATCGCCGCGGCGATCCGCGCCGGCGAGGGTCCCACCGCCGTCTTCGCCGGGAACGATCAGATGGCGCTGGGGCTCATCGCCGGTGTCGTCGATGCGGGGCTGTCCGTTCCCGACGACGTGAGCATCGTCGGTGTCGATGACAACCCGGATGCCGCGTTCTACCGCCCCCCGCTGACCACGGTGCGCCTGGACGTCGCGGGCGAGGCGGCGCGTTGCATCGCGCACGTGCTCGCCGAGCCGCAGGCCGCGGCATCCATCGCCATCGCCGCGCCCGAACTGATCGTGCGCCGGAGCGCTCGCCGCGTGTGA